A genome region from Triticum aestivum cultivar Chinese Spring chromosome 2B, IWGSC CS RefSeq v2.1, whole genome shotgun sequence includes the following:
- the LOC100037605 gene encoding ABC transporter C family member 2: MGFEPLEWYCQPVKDGAWSRAMESAFGAYTPCGIDTLVVCVSYLALFGVCFYRIWRTTKDYKVQRYKIRKPYYNYLLGLLVVYCIAEPLYKIATGTSIMNLDGQSGLAPFEVTSLVIEIGAWCCMLTMILLETKIYITEFRWYIRFVVIYVLVGKAAMFNVVLPVRQYYSSSSIFYLYCSEIICQCVFGILMVVYLPSLDPYPGYTPIRSELLDDNTDYEPLPGGEQICPERHANIFSRIFFSWMTPLMQQGYKRPITDNDIWKLDDWDETETLYNRFQERWNKELQKPKPWLLRALHSSLGGRFWLGGFFKIGNDASQFVGPTVLSLLLESMQKGDPSWNGYIYAFSIFAGVSLGVLAEAQYFQNVMRTGFRLRSTLIAAVFRKSLRLTNDSRKKFASGRITNLISTDAESLQQVCQQLHSLWSAPFRIVIAMVLLYAQLGPAALLGALMLALLIPIQTVIIGKMQKLTKEGLQRTDKRISLMNEILAAMDTVKCYAWEQSFQSKVQDIRDDELSWFRSAQLLAALNSFILNSIPVVVTVVSFGVYSLLGGELTAAKAFTSLSLFAVLRFPLFMLPNLITQVVNCKVSLKRLEDLLLADERILLPNPPIDPELPAISIKNGNFSWELQAERPTLSNVNLDVPVGSLVAIVGSTGEGKTSLISAMLGEIAPVSGSDTSVVIRGSVAYVPQVSWIFNATVRDNILFGSPFQSSRYGRAIDATALRHDLDLLPGGDLTEIGERGVNISGGQKQRVSMARAVYSDSDVYLFDDPLSALDAHVGRQVFDKCIKEELRHKTRVLVTNQLHFLPYVDKILLIHDGVVKEEGTFDELSNTGEQFKKLMENAGKMEEQTEEKQDENKSQDDIKHTENGDVVIADGGPQKSQDSSSKTKQGKSVLIKQEERETGVVSTKVLSRYKNAMGGIWAVSVLFLCYTLTETLRISSSTWLSIWTDEGSLNIHGPGYYNLIYGILSFGQVLVTLTNSYWLITSSLRAAKRLHDYMLRSILRAPMVFFHTNPLGRIINRFSKDLGDIDRNLAVFVNMFMAQISQMLSTFVLIGVVSTMSLWAIMPLLILFYAAYLYYQATSREVKRMDSITRSPVYAQFSEALNGLSTIRAYKAYDRMSNINGKSMDNNIRFTLVNMSSNRWLAIRLETLGGIMIWFTATFAVMQNQRAENQKAFASTMGLLLTYTLNITNLLTAVLRLASLAENSMNAVERVGTYIELPSEAPPVIEDNRPPPGWPSSGIIKFEDVVLRYRPELPPVLHGISFIINGSEKVGIVGRTGAGKSSMLNALFRIVELERGRILIDDCDTSKFGIWDLRKVLGIIPQAPVLFSGTIRFNLDPFSEHNDADLWEALERAHLKDVIRRNALGLDAEVSEAGENFSVGQRQLLSLARALLRRAKILVLDEATAAVDVRTDALIQKTIREEFKSCTMLIIAHRLNTVIDCDRLLILSSGKISEFDTPENLLSNEDGAFSKMVQSTGPSNAEYLKSLVLGNGEERLRKEESKMQDIQRKWAASNRWAVAAQFALAASLASSHSDLLSLEVAEGNNILRKTKDAVLTLQGVLEGKHNTEIEESLTEYQVPSDRWWSSLYKVIEGLATMSKLGRNRLRQPGYSFENHGSIDWDQI, encoded by the exons ATGGGGTTCGAACCACTGGAGTGGTACTGTCAGCCCGTGAAGGATGGGGCGTGGTCTCGCGCTATGGAGAGTGCATTTGGCGCATACACACCCTGTGGCATTGACACCTTGGTGGTGTGCGTCTCGTACCTCGCACTTTTTGGCGTCTGCTTCTATCGGATATGGAGGACGACCAAAGACTACAAGGTGCAGCGGTACAAGATACGCAAGCCGTACTACAACTATCTGCTTGGGCTGCTTGTGGTGTACTGCATAGCGGAGCCACTGTACAAGATCGCCACCGGTACCTCCATCATGAACTTGGATGGCCAGTCTGGCCTTGCTCCATTTGAG GTTACTTCCTTGGTCATCGAGATTGGTGCCTGGTGCTGTATGCTTACAATGATTTTGCTGGAGACAAAAATTTACATCACTGAATTTAGATGGTACATCCGGTTTGTGGTAATATACGTATTGGTTGGGAAAGCTGCTATGTTCAATGTTGTGCTTCCAGTGAGGCAGTACTATAGTTCAAG TTCAATATTCTACCTATACTGCAGCGAGATAATATGCCAG TGTGTTTTTGGAATTCTCATGGTGGTGTATCTGCCTAGCTTGGATCCCTACCCGGGTTATACTCCAATCAGGAGCGAGTTGCTTGATGATAATACTGATTATGAACCTCTTCCAGGAGGAGAGCAGATTTGCCCTGAAAGGCATGCCAATATCTTTTCGA GGATATTCTTTTCATGGATGACCCCTCTAATGCAACAAGGATACAAAAGGCCCATCACTGATAATGATATTTGGAAACTAGATGATTGGGATGAGACTGAAACATTGTATAACCG ATTTCAGGAACGCTGGAACAAAGAACTTCAAAAACCCAAACCTTGGCTGCTACGAGCTCTCCATAGTAGCCTCGGTGGAAG GTTCTGGCTGGGAGGATTTTTTAAG ATTGGCAATGATGCTTCTCAATTTGTTGGCCCAACCGTATTGAGCCTCTTGTTAGAG TCTATGCAAAAAGGTGATCCTTCTTGGAATGGGTACATCTACGCTTTCTCAATCTTTGCTGGAGTG TCACTGGGAGTTCTTGCTGAAGCACAGTACTTTCAGAATGTCATGCGGACCGGTTTCAGATTGAGGTCTACATTG ATTGCTGCTGTTTTCCGCAAGTCCTTGCGATTGACCAATGATAGTCGCAAGAAGTTTGCTTCTGGGAGGATTACAAATTTGATTTCAACTGATGCGGAGTCCCTTCAG CAAGTATGCCAGCAACTTCACAGTCTATGGTCTGCTCCTTTTCGCATTGTTATTGCCATGGTCCTGCTATATGCGCAACTAGGTCCTGCAGCACTTCTCGGTGCCCTCATGTTGGCTCTTTTGATCCCTATTCAG ACAGTTATCATAGGCAAAATGCAAAAGCTTACCAAAGAAGGGTTGCAAAGGACTGACAAACGAATCAGTCTCATGAATGAAATATTAGCTGCGATGGATACAGTCAA ATGTTATGCTTGGGAGCAAAGTTTCCAGTCAAAGGTGCAGGACATCCGTGATGATGAGCTTTCCTGGTTTCGCAGTGCTCAATTGCTGGCCGCG CTGAATAGCTTTATCCTCAACAGTATTCCTGTCGTTGTCACGGTGGTTTCTTTCGGCGTTTACTCTCTGTTGGGGGGTGAGCTGACGGCAGCAAAGGCGTTTACCTCTCTTTCACTATTTGCAGTGTTAAGGTTCCCACTTTTTATGCTGCCAAATCTGATAACTCAG GTTGTTAACTGTAAGGTTTCGTTGAAACGACTGGAAGATCTCCTCTTGGCTGATGAGAGAATACTTCTGCCAAATCCACCTATTGATCCTGAGCTTCCAGCCATTTCTATCAAGAATGGAAACTTTTCATGGGAGTTGCAG GCTGAGCGACCAACACTATCAAATGTCAATCTGGACGTGCCTGTCGGCAGTTTAGTTGCAATAGTAGGAAGCACTGGGGAGGGGAAGACTTCTCTTATTTCTGCAATGCTTGGTGAAATAGCACCAGTATCAGGATCAGATACCTCGGTGGTCATTCGTGGTTCGGTGGCATATGTTCCTCAAGTTTCATGGATCTTCAATGCTACC GTCCGGGATAACATATTGTTTGGGTCTCCATTCCAATCTTCGCGCTACGGGAGAGCAATAGATGCTACTGCATTACGACATGACCTTGACCTACTCCCA GGTGGCGATCTCACAGAGATTGGAGAAAGGGGAGTGAATATTAGTGGGGGGCAAAAACAAAGAGTTTCAATGGCAAGAGCTGTTTATTCTGATTCAGATGTTTACCTATTTGATGATCCATTGAGTGCATTAGATGCCCATGTTGGTCGACAG GTATTTGATAAATGTATCAAAGAAGAGCTACGACACAAAACTCGGGTCCTCGTTACTAATCAGCTGCATTTTCTGCCATATGTGGATAAAATACTGCTAATCCATGATGGAGTAGTTAAAGAGGAGGGTACATTTGATGAACTTAGTAATACTGGGGAGCAGTTCAAAAAACTTATGGAAAATGCTGGAAAGATGGAGGAACAAACAGAAGAGAAACAAGACGAAAACAAGTCACAGGATGACATAAAGCACACTGAAAATGGGGACGTAGTAATAGCTGATGGTGGTCCGCAAAAAAGCCAGGATAGTTCGAGTAAAACAAAGCAGGGAAAATCTGTTCTTATTAAGCAAGAGGAACGTGAAACTGGAGTTGTCAGTACGAAGGTCCTTTCACG CTACAAAAATGCAATGGGAGGTATTTGGGCGGTGTCCGTCCTCTTCTTGTGCTATACACTGACTGAAACTCTACGAATTTCAAGTAGCACATGGTTGAGCATTTGGACTGATGAGGGTTCTCTGAATATCCATGGCCCTGGTTACTACAACTTAATCTATGGTATTCTTTCTTTTGGGCAG GTTCTAGTCACTCTCACGAATTCTTACTGGCTGATCACGTCAAGTCTTCGAGCTGCCAAGAGGTTGCATGACTACATGCTCCGGTCTATATTAAGAGCTCCCATGGTATTTTTTCACACCAATCCACTTGGACGGATCATCAACAGATTTTCGAAGGATTTGGGTGACATTGACAGGAATCTTGCTGTCTTCGTCAACATGTTTATGGCACAAATATCTCAGATGCTCTCAACATTTGTTCTCATCGGTGTTGTCAGCACTATGTCTCTTTGGGCTATCATGCCACTTCTGATTTTATTTTATGCAGCCTACCTTTATTACCAG GCCACATCACGCGAGGTAAAGCGCATGGATTCTATTACTAGGTCTCCTGTGTATGCTCAGTTTTCAGAGGCATTAAATGGTCTGTCCACAATCCGTGCCTACAAAGCCTATGATAGAATGTCAAACATCAATGGGAAATCAATGGACAACAACATCAGGTTCACACTCGTGAACATGAGTTCAAATAGGTGGCTAGCCATCCGGCTGGAAACATTGGGTGGCATCATGATATGGTTCACAGCAACATTTGCTGTCATGCAAAACCAACGAGCAGAGAATCAGAAGGCCTTTGCTTCCACGATGGGTCTTCTTCTTACCTATACCCTCAATATCACCAATCTGCTCACAGCTGTTCTTCGTCTTGCTAGTCTTGCTGAAAACAGCATGAATGCTGTTGAACGTGTGGGAACATACATTGAGTTGCCTTCTGAGGCTCCTCCTGTCATTGAGGATAACAGGCCACCTCCTGGTTGGCCATCATCTGGTATCATCAAGTTTGAAGATGTTGTGCTTCGGTACCGACCAGAACTTCCTCCTGTTCTTCATGGAATATCATTCATTATTAATGGAAGTGAGAAGGTAGGAATAGTTGGCAGAACAGGTGCTGGTAAATCTAGCATGCTTAATGCTTTGTTCCGTATTGTGGAGCTGGAGCGAGGGAGAATATTGATTGATGATTGTGACACTTCTAAGTTTGGAATTTGGGATCTGCGGAAAGTGTTAGGAATAATACCACAGGCACCGGTCCTGTTTTCAG GTACCATTCGATTTAATCTGGATCCTTTCAGTGAGCATAATGATGCGGATCTATGGGAGGCTCTTGAAAGGGCTCATCTAAAAGATGTCATAAGGAGGAATGCTCTAGGGCTAGATGCTGAG GTTTCTGAGGCCGGTGAAAATTTTAGCGTTGGACAGCGGCAGCTGCTGAGTTTAGCTCGTGCATTGCTACGAAGGGCAAAAATACTTGTTCTTGATGAGGCAACAGCAGCAGTTGATGTTCGAACTGATGCTCTTATACAGAAGACAATCAGAGAAGAATTCAAGAGTTGTACAATGCTTATAATCGCTCACCGCTTGAACACTGTAATCGACTGTGACAGGTTGCTTATTCTAAGTTCTGGGAAG ATTTCGGAATTTGACACCCCGGAGAATCTTCTGAGCAATGAGGATGGTGCTTTCTCCAAGATGGTTCAGAGCACAGGGCCTAGCAATGCAGAATATCTCAAG TCTCTTGTGCTTGGCAATGGTGAAGAGAGGCTGCGAAAGGAAGAAAGTAAAATGCAAGATATTCAGAGGAAATGGGCCGCGTCGAACCGATGGGCTGTTGCTGCCCAGTTTGCGCTTGCTGCTAGCCTCGCGTCATCCCACAGCGACCTTCTCTCGTTGGAGGTCGCCGAGGGAAACAACATCCTCAGGAAAACAAAGGACGCGGTACTCACCCTGCAGGGCGTCCTTGAAGGGAAGCACAATACTGAAATCGAGGAGTCACTCACCGAGTATCAGGTTCCATCTGATAGGTGGTGGTCGTCACTTTACAAAGTCATCGAAG GCCTCGCCACGATGAGCAAACTGGGTCGCAACCGTCTGCGGCAACCTGGTTACAGTTTTGAAAACCACGGGTCTATTGACTGGGATCAAATTTAG